The sequence GAGCACAGCTGATCTACGCGGGCGGGCTCTGATCGTGCATGCCGGTGGAGACACCTACAGCGACGTTCCTCCCCTCGGCGGCGGAGGTGCTCGCATCGCTTGCGGTATCGCAGGCTGACTCGTCGACGCTGGCTCAGAAACTGCTCTGGTTTTGTCCAGCGAAACGTCCTTGGTAACTTTCTTCGCCATCGAGAGTCTGGAAGATGAACTGACAGATGGCCGTTCCAGGATGAACCGCGAGCGGAGCCGGGCCGAAATTGCTCATCTCCAGAACCTGCTGGCTGTCAATACCAGGGCCCATGAAAGGAGCGCTGATGTGCACCATTAATCCAAGACGAGCAAAGCGGCTGCGGCCCTCCAGCCATCCACACAGTCCGGGGCCGAGCCTCAGACGCTCTTCGGTAATACCGAGGATGGTTTCGCCTGGCATCATCAGGATGTGTTCGCCTTCTGCGATGTCCACCTTGTCGGTGAACGCGCGGTAGTCGGTGTGTTCATTCACATCGACAACTTCATGCACTTTGCGAAACACCCGGAAACTGCTGGCAAGGGTGAGGTCCACTGATGCAGGACCCACATGCTCAGGAAGGAAGGGTGTGATTGTGATGGCACCACTATCAATCGCCCTCAAGATGGCCTGACGCCCGAGAACCGCCATGAAAACGATGTATGGCCATCCAGGCTATGGACAACTGGGCGCAGCGGCCAGTGCAACAGACAGAAAACGCGTCAGCCGAAAGTTCTTCCGTTCCAACCCAAGGCACTTGCTGGAACATCATCGAAGCTGATGTAGATCCTGTCAGCAGGAATCCCCGTCCGCGCCGTAATCAGCTCAGAGAATGCCGCCGTCATCGCAGGAGGCTGAAGGGAGCCAATTGACTTGATCTCAACCAAAGCGGCGGGAGCGGAGCTGCCGCCGAAGGTCATCGGCACATCGGTTTCGAGCAGTGTCATCACGTAATCCTCAGGTTTGCCGGTCTGCTCGGCCAGCTTGGCTGAAAGCTCAAGCAGCAGCTCGTCGCGATGATCGACAGACGCAAGCGATGTGCGCAGATTGATCAAAGGCATGGGGATCGGTTTATAAATGAATCATTCTTAAACGACTTAGAGCTGCTGAGACTCTCTAAAAGCCTGGAGTTTGTCGATGTCCTTTTCCTGATCAATCGCGTAATCAGTCAGGATTAATGCTTTGCCAATGGTTCCAAGGGCGTACTCGATGCGATCGAGATCTGCACGTCCTCGCTGGTCTGCCCTGGCAGCGCGAATCACGGATGGAGTGAGCTGACCAGCCAAGTGCTCGATCGCTGCAGCAATGGAGCTGGCTTGGCTGAGGGGGTCGCTGGAGCCCACGGGTCAAAAAAATGCTGTTCTAAGCAGATCATGCCAACAGCTGGGGGGAAAGAAACGCTGCTCTCCTGAATCAACGGCTGTGCCAGCGATTCCATACCCGTCGATGCCAGGGCGTCACATCCCTGGGTGGTAAAGGGTCACCGCGTTGGCTTCGATCAAGATGATCCATTTCCTGACGGATCTGCTTCAACACCGGAATCAACAGAACCGCTGCAATCAAACCAACAACAAGCAAGACCGGCAGAAGCGTCACCATCCAGACCGTGACGATCACCAGAGCAGCCCAACGGATCAACTGCTGAAGCCAGCTGGGGCGACTGCGGCCAGGCAGTTGCTTCATACCGTTAGTGGCAGCGCAGTGAGCCTGCCGCTCAGAAAAGCACCGGTGTCTATACCGATGCGGTGCGGCAAACGAGTCACAGCGAAATCACTACAGAAGGTATGGCCATGCACCACTGTGTAGGGCAATCCATGCTCACACTCCAGAAAAGGTGAACGGATCCAGAGCAAATCTTTTTCCAGCTGCTGATCCAGA comes from Synechococcus sp. UW179A and encodes:
- the dcd gene encoding dCTP deaminase codes for the protein MAVLGRQAILRAIDSGAITITPFLPEHVGPASVDLTLASSFRVFRKVHEVVDVNEHTDYRAFTDKVDIAEGEHILMMPGETILGITEERLRLGPGLCGWLEGRSRFARLGLMVHISAPFMGPGIDSQQVLEMSNFGPAPLAVHPGTAICQFIFQTLDGEESYQGRFAGQNQSSF
- a CDS encoding phenylpyruvate tautomerase MIF-related protein: MPLINLRTSLASVDHRDELLLELSAKLAEQTGKPEDYVMTLLETDVPMTFGGSSAPAALVEIKSIGSLQPPAMTAAFSELITARTGIPADRIYISFDDVPASALGWNGRTFG